Proteins found in one Lycium ferocissimum isolate CSIRO_LF1 chromosome 6, AGI_CSIRO_Lferr_CH_V1, whole genome shotgun sequence genomic segment:
- the LOC132060049 gene encoding mitochondrial intermembrane space import and assembly protein 40 homolog yields the protein MGQVQSDAIDNQSQSVNNDSQPRSLDSLIAEAAAYGEDGENESIDEKARKALECPCIAHLRGGPCGDQFSDAFLCFLKSTAEEKGSDCVSPFVALQSCIKANPNAFSKDVLEDNDDDVSNKDEVQKEETPKQEYRIIPPIWSVESKGTKRNKL from the exons ATGGGACAAGTGCAAAGTGATGCCATTGACAATCAATCTCAAAGTGTTAATAATGATTCTCAACCACGTTCTCTTGATTCTTTGATTGCTG AAGCTGCAGCATATGGTGAAGATGGTGAGAATGAG TCAATTGATGAGAAAGCTCGGAAAGCCCTAGAATGCCCTTGCATTGCTCATTTACGGGGTGGCCCCTGCGGTGACCAGTTTTCAGACGCTTTCCTCTGTTTCCTCAAGAGCACAGCTGAAGAAAAG GGCTCTGACTGCGTTAGTCCGTTTGTCGCTCTTCAAAGCTGTATCAAGGCAAATCCTAATGCTTTTTCGAAGGATGTCCTTGaggacaatgatgatgatgtgagcAACAAAGATGAAGTCCAGAAGGAGGAAACACCAAAACAAGAATATAGAATCATCCCTCCTATTTGGTCTGTAGAATCAAAGGGGACTAAGCGTAATAAGCTCTAG
- the LOC132060050 gene encoding tetraketide alpha-pyrone reductase 1-like, with protein sequence MEIMEDKNIVVEENTNNYKGKVCVTGASGFVASWLIKRLLLSGYHVIGTVRDPGNQKKVGHLWKLQGAKERLRLVKANLTDEGSFDDAIMGCEGVFHTASPVLGKPTFDATVEILNPAVDGTLNVLRSCKKNARLRRVVLTSSSSTARVRDDIDPNIPLDESSWSSVEFCKQFEIWYVLSKTLAEKAAWEFCEKNNIDLVTLLPSFIIGPSLPPDLCSTANDVLGLLKGQTDKFEFHGRMGYVHIDDVALSHILVYEHPSAHGRFLCSSKVLDNNQLVSVLSERYPSLPIPKRFKELDRPPYEFNTSKLEGLGMKFKSTEEMFDDCIAFLKERGLISSI encoded by the exons atggaaataaTGGAGGATAAAAATATAGTAGTAGAAGAAAACACCAATAATTACAAGGGAAAAGTATGTGTGACAGGTGCATCTGGTTTTGTAGCTTCATGGTTGATCAAACGTCTTCTCTTGTCTGGTTATCATGTCATTGGCACAGTTAGAGATCCAG GGAACCAGAAGAAAGTAGGACATCTATGGAAGCTACAAGGAGCAAAGGAGAGACTCCGTCTGGTGAAGGCTAACCTAACTGATGAAGGCAGCTTTGATGATGCGATTATGGGTTGTGAAGGTGTTTTTCATACTGCCTCACCTGTCTTGGGAAAGCCTACTTTTGATGCCACG GTTGAAATCTTGAATCCTGCAGTAGATGGTACCTTAAATGTGCTAAGATCCTGTAAGAAAAATGCAAGACTGAGACGTGTGGTTTTGACTTCCTCTTCTTCGACAGCAAGGGTAAGAGATGACATTGACCCTAACATACCCTTGGATGAATCATCTTGGAGCTCTGTCGAATTCTGCAAACAATTTGAG ATTTGGTATGTACTATCAAAGACCCTAGCTGAGAAGGCTGCTTGGGAATTCTGTGAAAAAAACAACATTGATCTTGTGACACTACTTCCCTCTTTCATCATTGGGCCAAGTTTGCCTCCAGATTTGTGTTCAACAGCAAATGATGTTCTTGGTTTGCTTAAAGGACAGACAGATAAGTTTGAATTCCATGGAAGAATGGGTTACGTTCACATAGATGATGTAGCTCTCTCTCATATACTTGTTTATGAGCATCCAAGTGCTCATGGGAGGTTCCTTTGCAGCTCAAAAGTTCTTGACAACAATCAACTTGTCTCGGTTCTATCAGAGCGCTACCCCTCTTTGCCTATTCCTAAAAG GTTTAAGGAACTGGATCGACCTCCCTATGAATTCAACACTTCGAAGCTGGAGGGCTTAGGAATGAAATTCAAGTCCACTGAAGAGATGTTTGATGATTGCATCGCATTCCTCAAAGAGAGAGGCCTTATTTCTTCTATCTAA
- the LOC132061544 gene encoding disease resistance protein RPP13-like, with protein MYCCNTRFKKDKTRKVQKLGDFLIQEVNLRLSLRKEVQWLRNELLYMQSFLKDAEEKQVGDHRVQLWVADINSVANDAVGILETYSFEASKGDDDGFASRLKACACICRKEAKFYDISKEIQSLKQRVVDISRRRETYGIRNIDNIAGEGPSNRPNNRSAMVRTLRRTTSYVDDQDQIFVGFQDVVKRLLAELLKAEPHRSAISIYGMGGLGKTTLARNLYNSPDIVSSFPTRAWICVSQEYNTMDLLMSIIKSIQGRTKEDLDLLEKMTEIDLECHLRDLLKERKYLVVVDDLWHTEAWKSLKRAFPDSKNGSRVIITTRKEEVAERADNKGFVHKLRYLDQEESWDLFCKKLLDVRVMVPTMERLAKDMVDKCKGLPLAIVVLSGLLSHKKGLEQWQKVKDHLWKNIKRDSEKDSVPISNILSLSYNDLPTELKKCFLYFGIFPEDHVIPAEDITRLWLAEGFIPREEERMEDVAEDFLNELIRRSLVQVARTFWEEVTECRIHDLLRDLAVEKASEEKFFGIYDQRNHPISALCLRHVIHGQAQRYLSLDLSNLKLRSVLFFDRDFYKLSLIKFRNQFQHIYVLYLDSRGGNTSKLPDAIGSLYHLKFLRLRGIRVLPSSIGNLKNLQTLDVQNNLDRWQLPPETADLVNLRHLLAPYSKPLKHINKLTSLQVLQSIRCDQWKDVDPVDLVNVRELSMYYIKKSYSLNNISSLQNLSNLELWCDESLPALEFLSSCQKLQKLRLEGRIEKLPPSNPFPNSITMMILSSSYLMEDPMPILGMLPNLRYLELLWKAYSGEEITCSDNSFSQLEFLRLFDLVNLERWDLGTSAMPLIKGLSINHCPMLKEIPERMKDVERSEMSDLSA; from the exons ATGTATTGCTGTAACACCAGATTCAAGAAGGACAAAACGAGAAAAG TTCAAAAACTGGGGGATTTCCTCATACAGGAAGTTAACCTGCGTTTAAGTCTGAGAAAGGAAGTGCAGTGGCTTCGAAATGAGCTTCTGTACATGCAGTCTTTCCTCAAAGATGCAGAAGAAAAGCAAGTTGGAGATCATAGAGTTCAACTATGGGTGGCTGATATCAACTCTGTTGCTAATGACGCTGTCGGTATACTAGAGACTTATAGCTTTGAGGCTAGTAAAGGCGATGACGATGGATTTGCTAGTCGTCTCAAGGCTTGTGCTTGCATCTGTAGGAAGGAGGCCAAATTCTACGATATCAGCAAGGAGATCCAATCCCTCAAGCAGCGAGTCGTGGATATCTCTCGCAGACGAGAGACTTATGGTATTAGAAATATCGATAATATTGCAGGAGAAGGGCCAAGTAATCGACCAAACAATCGGTCTGCCATGGTTAGAACACTGAGGAGAACTACCTCCTATGTGGATGATCAAGATCAGATTTTTGTTGGCTTTCAGGATGTTGTAAAAAGATTGCTAGCTGAACTTCTCAAAGCAGAGCCTCACCGAAGCGCCATCTCCATTTATGGCATGGGCGGGTTAGGCAAGACTACTCTTGCGAGAAACCTCTACAATAGTCCTGATATAGTTTCTAGCTTCCCAACACGGGCTTGGATATGTGTTTCTCAAGAGTACAATACTATGGATCTTCTTATGAGTATCATAAAATCTATCCAAGGACGCACCAAGGAAGATCTAGATTTGTTGGAAAAGATGACTGAAATAGATCTAGAATGTCACCTTCGTGATCTATTAAAAGAACGCAAATACCTTGTGGTGGTCGATGATTTATGGCATACAGAAGCTTGGAAAAGTCTGAAAAGAGCATTCCCGGATAGCAAGAATGGCAGCAGAGTCATTATTACCACGCGGAAGGAGGAAGTTGCCGAAAGAGCAGATAACAAAGGTTTTGTCCATAAACTCCGTTACCTTGACCAAGAAGAGAGTTGGGACCTCTTTTGCAAGAAACTACTCGATGTTCGGGTAATGGTCCCAACAATGGAAAGGCTAGCTAAGGATATGGTGGACAAGTGTAAAGGCTTACCTCTTGCAATTGTTGTATTAAGTGGACTACTTTCGCATAAAAAGGGACTAGAACAATGGCAAAAGGTGAAGGACCACCTTTGGAAGAATATTAAAAGGGACTCTGAAAAGGACTCTGTTCCTATCTCCAACATACTCTCATTGAGCTACAATGATTTGCCAACTGAGCTCAAAAAGTGTTTTCTTTACTTCGGTATTTTCCCAGAAGATCATGTGATCCCTGCGGAAGACATAACGCGGTTGTGGCTGGCGGAGGGATTCATAccaagagaagaagaaagaatggaggaTGTCGCTGAAGACTTCCTGAATGAGCTGATAAGACGAAGCTTGGTTCAAGTAGCACGTACATTTTGGGAAGAAGTTACTGAATGCAGGATTCATGATCTACTTCGGGATCTTGCTGTAGAAAAGGCATCGGAGGAAAAATTCTTTGGCATTTATGATCAAAGAAATCACCCCATATCCGCCTTATGTCTCAGACATGTCATTCATGGTCAAGCACAAAGGTACCTCTCACTTGATCTTTCTAACTTGAAGTTAAGATCAGTTTTGTTCTTCGATAGAGATTTTTATAAGTTAAGTCTTATAAAGTTCCGTAATCAGttccaacatatatatgtgttgtactTGGATTCTCGTGGTGGCAATACATCTAAATTACCTGATGCCATAGGAAGTTTGTACCACCTTAAGTTCTTAAGATTGAGAGGTATCCGTGTTCTTCCCTCCTCCATAGGCAACCTCAAGAATTTACAGACACTTGATGTCCAAAACAACTTAGACCGATGGCAACTACCCCCGGAGACAGCTGACCTAGTAAATCTAAGACATTTACTTGCTCCATATTCAAAACCTCTGAAACATATAAACAAACTCACAagtcttcaagttcttcaaagCATTCGTTGTGATCAGTGGAAAGATGTTGACCCAGTTGACTTAGTCAATGTTCGAGAATTAAGCATGTATTATATTAAGAAATCTTACTCCCTAAACAACATCAGCAGCTTGCAAAACCTTAGCAACCTCGAATTGTGGTGTGATGAATCATTGCCAGCCCTAGAATTTCTTAGTTCTTGTCAAAAGCTCCAGAAATTGAGGTTAGAAGGGAGAATAGAAAAACTGCCGCCGTCAAACccatttccaaattcaatcacaatgaTGATCCTTTCTAGCTCATACCTCATGGAAGATCCGATGCCTATTCTGGGAATGTTGCCAAACCTAAGGTATCTCGAATTATTATGGAAAGCTTATTCAGGAGAAGAAATTACCTGCAGTGATAACAGCTTCAGTCAACTGGAGTTCCTTCGTCTTTTTGATCTTGTGAACCTAGAAAGATGGGATTTAGGCACAAGTGCAATGCCTCTGATTAAAGGTCTGAGTATCAATCACTGTCCAATGCTAAAGGAGATTCCAGAGAGAATGAAAGACGTGGAGAGGTCGGAGATGTCTGATTTATCAGCTTAG